A region from the Kribbella shirazensis genome encodes:
- a CDS encoding EamA family transporter produces the protein MLSNRRTALLLATAIAPMLWGTTYLVTTELLPPHRPLLAALLRALPAGLLLVAITRVLPRGSWWWRSLVLGTLNIGAFNALLFVGAYRLPGGVAATVGAIQPLLVALLSAGLLRQRLSLRTVLTAITGVFGVGLLVLRATARLDTWGVLAAVGGAVVMAFGVVLSKRWTSPAPLLATTGWQLVAGGLVLLPVTFLVEGAFPAFTVQNVAGYTYLALFGSAVAYALWFRGLRELVPTEVTFLGLLSPVVATALGWLVLDQHLTALQALGGFIVLVALVAAQLRPRSTSDETFPQRVGDGMRPVPELKPAGHVVEDVLDCPLRV, from the coding sequence GTGCTAAGTAATCGGCGGACCGCTCTCCTCCTCGCCACGGCGATCGCGCCGATGCTGTGGGGCACCACGTACCTCGTCACCACCGAGCTGCTCCCGCCGCATCGCCCGCTGCTGGCCGCCCTCCTGCGCGCTCTGCCGGCCGGACTGCTCCTGGTCGCGATCACTCGCGTGCTGCCGCGTGGCAGCTGGTGGTGGCGCTCGCTGGTCCTCGGCACACTCAACATCGGCGCTTTCAACGCTCTGCTGTTCGTCGGCGCCTACCGGCTGCCAGGTGGCGTAGCCGCGACCGTCGGCGCTATCCAGCCACTACTGGTCGCACTGCTGTCGGCCGGACTGCTACGGCAACGCCTGTCCCTGCGGACCGTGCTCACTGCCATCACTGGGGTCTTCGGCGTCGGCCTGCTGGTACTGCGGGCCACTGCGCGGCTCGACACGTGGGGCGTCCTCGCAGCTGTCGGCGGCGCGGTCGTGATGGCATTCGGCGTCGTACTCAGCAAGCGCTGGACGTCCCCCGCTCCCCTGCTGGCCACGACTGGCTGGCAACTCGTCGCAGGTGGACTGGTCCTGCTGCCAGTGACCTTCCTGGTCGAGGGCGCGTTTCCCGCGTTCACCGTGCAGAACGTCGCCGGCTACACCTACCTGGCATTGTTCGGCTCCGCCGTCGCCTATGCGCTGTGGTTCCGAGGACTCCGGGAGCTCGTCCCGACCGAGGTCACGTTCCTGGGCCTGCTCAGCCCGGTGGTGGCGACCGCACTGGGCTGGCTGGTGCTCGACCAGCACCTGACCGCGCTGCAGGCGCTCGGCGGCTTCATCGTCCTGGTGGCACTCGTCGCCGCACAGCTGCGTCCTCGCAGTACGTCAGATGAGACCTTCCCGCAGCGCGTAGGCGACGGCATGCGACCGGTTCCTGAGCTGAAGCCGGCTGGTCACGTCGTGGAGGACGTTCTTGACTGTCCGCTCC
- a CDS encoding MarR family winged helix-turn-helix transcriptional regulator, whose protein sequence is MADHVDLVLEQWRARRPDLDASPMGIIGRMSRLGALFDAELRRNFARNDLDRASFDVLATLRRSNPEHSLTPAGLMHSSMVTSGAISQRLDRLEARGLVTRTPSETDRRGVQVTLTPEGLELIDKVLPTHVDTEARLLAGLSAAERDQLAALLRALLESLGDKRD, encoded by the coding sequence ATGGCAGACCACGTCGACCTCGTGCTCGAGCAGTGGCGGGCGCGGCGGCCGGACCTGGACGCGTCGCCGATGGGCATCATCGGGCGGATGAGCCGGCTCGGCGCGCTGTTCGACGCCGAGCTGCGGCGGAACTTCGCCCGGAACGACCTGGACCGCGCATCCTTCGACGTGCTCGCGACACTGCGGCGCAGCAACCCCGAGCACAGCCTGACCCCGGCCGGCCTGATGCACTCGTCGATGGTCACCTCGGGAGCGATCAGCCAACGGCTGGACCGGCTGGAGGCACGTGGTCTGGTGACGCGGACGCCGAGCGAGACCGACCGCCGCGGTGTCCAGGTCACTTTGACCCCTGAGGGGCTCGAGCTGATCGACAAGGTGCTGCCGACGCACGTCGACACGGAGGCGAGGTTGCTCGCCGGACTGTCCGCGGCCGAACGCGACCAGTTGGCAGCGCTGCTGCGGGCGTTGCTGGAGTCGCTCGGGGACAAGCGGGACTGA
- the fxlM gene encoding methyltransferase, FxLD system gives MTSVSRDSARAESLRTALVQELLDARMIQDERVAAAFRAVPRHVFVPHVPLEVAYADDVVPMKQNQAGVLTSSVSQPSIVALMLEQAAIRPGDRVLEIGSGGYNAALLQELTGPDGAVTTVDIDPEVAERARASLDEAGYGDVAVVQGDGAFGAPERAPYDRIVVTATAWDIATAWLRQLRPGGRIVVPLRLRGQTRSIAFDVAGDHLESRSTTLCGFVSMQGVDADYERLVPLQGAQLTFDEDQEGEPHPRNEVLALPVEQSWSRVEVDREEPLLDLYLWLASTLPGFCVLTGEEWSWVPAVATTDSLVYLSTRTGRDESHLELGCSGHGPDAGDLLDRMVDQVQTWDAQHRAGPGPSFQVHAAGADLPPGFHVARRHSYITVLWEEPAAADC, from the coding sequence ATGACGAGCGTCAGCAGGGACTCGGCACGGGCGGAGTCGCTGCGGACGGCTCTCGTCCAGGAGTTGCTGGACGCCAGGATGATCCAGGACGAGCGCGTGGCGGCCGCGTTCCGGGCCGTACCGCGGCACGTGTTCGTCCCGCATGTGCCACTCGAGGTCGCGTACGCCGATGACGTCGTACCCATGAAGCAGAACCAGGCCGGTGTGCTGACGAGTTCGGTGTCGCAGCCGAGCATCGTCGCGTTGATGCTCGAGCAGGCCGCGATCCGGCCGGGGGACCGGGTGCTCGAGATCGGCTCCGGCGGGTACAACGCGGCGCTGCTGCAGGAGCTGACCGGGCCGGACGGTGCGGTCACGACGGTCGACATCGACCCCGAGGTGGCAGAGCGCGCGCGGGCGTCACTCGACGAGGCCGGGTACGGCGACGTGGCCGTCGTCCAGGGTGATGGTGCGTTCGGTGCTCCCGAGCGGGCGCCGTACGACCGGATCGTGGTGACGGCGACGGCGTGGGACATTGCGACTGCCTGGCTGCGGCAGCTGCGGCCGGGCGGGCGGATCGTCGTACCGCTGCGGTTGCGGGGGCAGACGCGGTCGATCGCGTTCGACGTGGCCGGTGACCATCTCGAGAGCCGGTCCACGACGCTGTGCGGATTCGTCAGCATGCAGGGCGTTGATGCGGACTACGAGCGGCTGGTGCCGTTGCAGGGGGCACAGTTGACGTTCGACGAGGACCAGGAGGGCGAGCCGCATCCGCGGAACGAGGTACTGGCGTTGCCGGTCGAGCAGAGCTGGTCAAGGGTCGAGGTGGATCGGGAGGAGCCGCTACTCGACCTCTACCTGTGGCTGGCGAGCACACTGCCCGGGTTCTGCGTTCTGACCGGTGAGGAGTGGTCGTGGGTTCCGGCTGTCGCAACGACGGACAGCCTGGTGTATCTGTCGACGCGGACCGGCAGGGACGAGTCACACCTCGAACTGGGGTGCAGCGGTCACGGGCCGGACGCTGGCGACCTGCTGGACCGCATGGTCGATCAGGTGCAGACGTGGGACGCCCAGCACCGGGCTGGTCCTGGGCCGTCCTTCCAGGTCCATGCCGCCGGTGCGGACCTGCCACCAGGCTTCCACGTCGCCCGGCGGCACAGCTACATCACTGTGCTGTGGGAGGAGCCGGCCGCGGCGGATTGCTGA
- the efp gene encoding elongation factor P, with amino-acid sequence MVLDLDGQLWSVVWFQHHKPGKGGAVVRTKLKNVLSGKVVDKTFNADVKVEVATVDKRDMTYLYNDGSAYVFMDKSTYEQLNIQPDVVGEASHFLLENQDAIVAVHDDLPLYVELPASVELVVEYTEPGLQGDRSSGGTKPARLETGYDIQVPLFLTTGEKVKVDTRTGDYLGRVNS; translated from the coding sequence ATGGTGCTCGACCTGGACGGCCAGCTCTGGTCCGTCGTGTGGTTCCAGCATCACAAGCCGGGCAAGGGCGGCGCCGTCGTCCGGACGAAGCTGAAGAACGTGCTGTCCGGCAAGGTGGTGGACAAGACCTTCAACGCCGACGTGAAGGTCGAGGTGGCCACGGTCGACAAGCGTGACATGACGTACCTGTACAACGACGGCTCCGCGTACGTGTTCATGGACAAGTCGACGTACGAGCAGCTCAACATCCAGCCCGACGTGGTCGGCGAGGCCTCCCACTTCCTGCTGGAGAACCAGGACGCGATCGTGGCGGTGCACGACGACCTGCCGCTGTACGTCGAGCTCCCGGCCTCGGTCGAGCTCGTGGTCGAGTACACCGAGCCGGGCCTGCAGGGCGACCGGTCCAGCGGCGGCACCAAGCCGGCCCGCCTGGAGACCGGGTACGACATCCAGGTCCCGCTGTTCCTGACCACCGGCGAGAAGGTCAAGGTGGACACCCGGACCGGGGACTACCTCGGCCGCGTCAACTCCTGA
- the nusB gene encoding transcription antitermination factor NusB, with protein MSARSKARKRALDVLFESEVRGLPVGGTLADRVADNDPPVNEFTVALVEGVAKHSEQIDELLATHSVGWTLDRMPAVDRNILRIGAYELLYDDQVPDVVAVSEAVALARDLSTDESPTFVNGLLARLLQLKPTLGI; from the coding sequence ATGTCTGCCCGGAGCAAGGCCCGCAAGCGCGCGCTGGACGTGCTGTTCGAGTCGGAGGTCAGGGGTTTGCCGGTCGGCGGCACCCTGGCCGACCGGGTGGCCGACAACGACCCGCCCGTGAACGAGTTCACCGTGGCGCTGGTCGAGGGGGTCGCGAAGCACAGCGAGCAGATCGACGAACTGCTCGCGACGCATTCGGTCGGCTGGACGCTGGACCGGATGCCGGCCGTGGACCGCAACATCCTGCGGATCGGCGCCTACGAGCTGCTGTACGACGACCAGGTCCCGGACGTGGTCGCGGTGAGCGAGGCGGTCGCGCTGGCGCGGGACCTGTCGACCGACGAGTCCCCGACGTTCGTGAACGGCCTGCTGGCCAGACTGCTGCAGTTGAAACCCACGCTGGGCATCTGA